In Pseudomonas oryzicola, one DNA window encodes the following:
- the gacA gene encoding response regulator transcription factor GacA, whose amino-acid sequence MIRVLVVDDHDLVRTGITRMLADIDGLQVVGEGDSGESALKLARELKPDVVLMDVKMPGIGGLEATRKLLRSHPDIKVVAVTVCEEDPFPTRLLQAGAAGYLTKGAGLDEMVQAIRLAFAGQRYISPQIAQQLALKPFQPQGSPFDALSEREIQIALMIVGCQKVQIISDKLCLSPKTVNTYRYRIFEKLSVTSDVELTLLAVRHGMVDASL is encoded by the coding sequence TTGATTAGGGTCCTAGTGGTTGACGATCACGATCTGGTACGAACCGGCATTACCCGCATGCTGGCCGACATCGACGGCCTGCAGGTGGTGGGTGAGGGGGACTCGGGCGAGTCGGCGCTCAAGCTGGCCCGTGAGCTGAAGCCGGATGTGGTGCTGATGGACGTGAAAATGCCCGGCATCGGCGGCCTGGAGGCCACCCGCAAGTTGCTGCGCAGCCACCCGGACATCAAAGTGGTTGCCGTCACCGTGTGTGAAGAAGACCCGTTTCCCACACGCCTGTTGCAGGCCGGCGCCGCCGGCTACCTGACCAAGGGCGCCGGCCTTGACGAAATGGTCCAGGCGATCCGCCTGGCCTTCGCCGGCCAGCGCTACATCAGCCCGCAGATCGCCCAGCAGCTGGCGCTGAAACCCTTCCAGCCACAGGGCTCGCCGTTCGATGCCCTGTCGGAACGGGAAATCCAGATCGCTCTGATGATCGTCGGCTGCCAGAAAGTGCAGATCATCTCCGACAAGTTGTGCCTCTCGCCCAAGACCGTCAATACTTACCGGTATCGGATCTTTGAAAAACTCTCGGTCACCAGCGACGTCGAACTGACCTTGCTGGCCGTTCGCCACGGTATGGTCGACGCAAGCCTGTAG
- a CDS encoding GNAT family N-acetyltransferase produces MPLTLTPAKASHCAFARDLTRRAMLPYYREHDLLWIEAAFDEAWGWREQWLVSDGDTWLGYCSLSQDRQALFIRELHLLPEHRGQGVGSWVLEELALWARQRRLPLLRLMVFRSNPARQLYRRHGFVEMGEDECFVRMQRTID; encoded by the coding sequence ATGCCTCTGACCCTGACACCCGCCAAAGCCAGCCATTGCGCCTTCGCCCGCGACCTGACGCGGCGGGCCATGTTGCCGTACTACCGTGAACACGACCTGCTGTGGATCGAGGCAGCCTTCGACGAGGCCTGGGGCTGGCGCGAGCAGTGGCTGGTGAGCGACGGCGATACCTGGCTGGGCTACTGCAGCCTCAGCCAGGACCGCCAGGCCCTGTTCATCCGCGAACTGCACTTGCTTCCCGAGCATCGTGGGCAGGGCGTCGGCAGCTGGGTGCTGGAAGAGTTGGCGCTATGGGCCAGGCAGCGCCGTCTGCCACTGCTGCGCTTGATGGTGTTTCGCAGCAATCCGGCCCGCCAGCTGTACCGCCGCCATGGTTTTGTCGAAATGGGCGAGGACGAATGTTTCGTGCGCATGCAGCGCACGATCGACTGA
- a CDS encoding glutathione S-transferase N-terminal domain-containing protein has translation MTDLSAFPITRKWPARHPECLQLYSLPTPNGVKVSIMLEEIGLAYEPHKVSFDNDDQLSPEFISLSANNKIPAILDPDGPGGQPLALFESGAILQYLAEKSGQLLSRDPAQRYQTIQWLMFQMGGIGPMFGQVGFFHFFAGKEYEDKRPRDRYVNESRRLLGVLDRHLRGREWMVDEYSIADIAIFPWVRNLVERYNARELVGFDQFKEVQRVLAAFLQRPAVQRGLKIPG, from the coding sequence ATGACCGATCTGAGCGCATTCCCTATCACCCGTAAATGGCCGGCGCGGCACCCCGAGTGCTTGCAGCTGTATTCGCTGCCTACGCCCAATGGCGTGAAGGTGTCGATCATGCTGGAAGAGATCGGCCTGGCCTACGAGCCACACAAGGTCAGCTTCGACAACGATGACCAGCTGAGCCCCGAGTTCATCTCGCTCAGTGCCAACAACAAGATCCCCGCCATCCTCGATCCCGACGGGCCGGGCGGCCAGCCGCTGGCACTGTTCGAATCGGGCGCGATCCTGCAGTACCTGGCGGAAAAGAGCGGGCAGTTGCTGAGCCGGGACCCGGCCCAGCGCTATCAGACGATTCAGTGGCTGATGTTCCAGATGGGCGGCATCGGGCCGATGTTCGGCCAGGTTGGTTTTTTCCATTTCTTTGCCGGCAAGGAATACGAAGACAAGCGCCCGCGTGACCGCTATGTCAACGAATCCAGGCGCCTGCTGGGTGTGCTGGACCGGCATCTGCGAGGGCGAGAATGGATGGTCGATGAATACAGCATTGCCGACATCGCAATCTTCCCTTGGGTGCGCAATCTGGTGGAACGTTACAACGCGCGCGAACTGGTCGGTTTCGATCAATTCAAGGAAGTGCAGCGGGTGCTGGCGGCATTCCTGCAGCGCCCTGCGGTGCAGCGTGGCCTGAAAATCCCTGGCTGA
- a CDS encoding RHS repeat-associated core domain-containing protein yields the protein MASQVLFDYLPGGLRIDNVKALPQQSKDWFWQAHGHDPLVTDANKNVSLTTRSTLGLISQGALTTQQSTQCNLRDGSVTLTHETWKGLEKPVVGAAITTTQTLNQNGQCTRVTEDIPGYAKQARTWAITYDGLGRPETLTQPDKSIIAWAYEGLNNAPTRMSVKKSAKAPERVLASRTFKEGAVSTLVRGSDTSQTLRARPDGYVKPDGTSLYHARNDDGSLSWYAQKGSSTAIRTPLVTFKLSPVTQALQAERPVRGDHQSLVTSETLQPLLLGTWRFNRTVHGQQQRDEGSASLRGVLTGTSNSNGLSLQAWENAQGYRSRLRRGSLEYHYTYTALGQLACLTVQDMRSGQHLQVLHDYDAFGRETTLSYSLNGQEKVRYEQAWSPASQLLSKTLYRDGKRARTETFVYYTSVTGTSDELQQWTVNAVAGEEVKDDEGHAIEEETYQYDELGSMTQCSTTRSNKDTLVRNYAYEDAMHPTRRTKMTCTSTLAGKASTRTVTLKYDANGNLATNEREQSLAYTESGRLRSVTAKGGTTPLTYYEYDEHDRLIAQYDVVRNQRRILNYGVNGLSGETWLDGAGKVLKRLTLDDQAGLAVALGDQWLFVLGDPQTGGGDEYQFKDGAWVRNSVTFTPWGVTDLATLNTQSVGVGYNRQRVDRVTGGFHLGDGYRFYDAQHKVFCQPDDWSPLGAAGPNDRAYCPKADPVNFEDPSGHIMLNRQAQAASLARLDTLLAALTPSTETAPPQAASFGEWLLFAGLTIFGALMIIGSAGTLSAPVIAGLMIVYTAGAAVTATGMALRQSNPELSRTLEPVGQVMMALASAPAIGSQMAGVARAVMYGSTLAYAGLTIAQVSVQQSNPELAEKLGWAAMAAGLADLAHAGFRKLGSAAFKLMTESSTALRALRNRWKLLRFGSSKYPQKLLTQPQQWGTNTIGNFNRHQPGIYVFVDKMKKTGDMRFNIVVHGQRPKGSEPAQFLVPIGRSSDKPVYAEMTAEELWAVLDKTYQIKGNHQRIRLLSCFSANGGDASNGQRIANLSGLPTKGFKGPMTGNFTPEGMESLIEEFRNRFKNNPQDGLDLMAQVFTAKNHRFNVFKSNPYNALKEPVEYLKYKLEPNTPIKFSPT from the coding sequence ATGGCCAGCCAAGTGCTGTTCGACTACTTGCCGGGTGGCCTGCGCATCGACAACGTCAAAGCACTGCCTCAGCAGAGCAAGGACTGGTTCTGGCAGGCCCACGGACATGACCCGTTGGTTACCGACGCAAACAAGAATGTGTCGTTGACCACCCGCTCCACCTTGGGGCTGATCTCGCAAGGCGCACTGACCACCCAGCAATCCACCCAGTGCAACCTCCGGGACGGGTCGGTCACCCTGACTCACGAAACCTGGAAAGGCCTGGAGAAACCAGTCGTCGGAGCTGCCATCACGACCACCCAGACCCTCAACCAGAACGGCCAGTGCACCCGGGTGACCGAGGACATTCCCGGCTATGCGAAGCAAGCCAGAACCTGGGCTATTACCTACGACGGCCTGGGGCGCCCAGAGACACTGACCCAACCGGACAAGTCGATCATTGCCTGGGCCTATGAAGGCTTGAACAACGCCCCGACCCGCATGAGCGTGAAGAAGTCGGCGAAGGCGCCGGAACGGGTACTGGCCAGCCGCACGTTCAAGGAGGGCGCCGTGTCGACGCTGGTCAGGGGCAGCGATACCAGCCAAACGCTGCGCGCCCGACCAGACGGTTACGTGAAGCCAGATGGCACCAGCCTTTACCATGCACGCAACGATGATGGCAGCCTGTCCTGGTATGCTCAAAAAGGCAGCAGCACAGCGATCAGGACGCCTTTGGTAACCTTCAAGCTGAGCCCCGTCACACAGGCCTTGCAGGCCGAACGCCCGGTGCGGGGCGATCATCAAAGCCTGGTCACCAGCGAAACCTTGCAGCCGCTGCTGCTGGGCACCTGGCGCTTCAACCGGACGGTGCACGGGCAACAGCAGCGCGATGAGGGTTCGGCCTCCCTGCGCGGTGTCTTGACCGGCACATCGAACAGCAACGGTCTGTCCCTGCAGGCCTGGGAGAATGCCCAAGGCTACCGCAGCCGGTTACGCCGCGGATCACTCGAATACCATTACACCTACACCGCACTGGGCCAGTTGGCCTGCCTGACGGTGCAGGACATGCGCAGCGGCCAGCACTTGCAGGTGCTGCACGACTACGATGCCTTTGGCCGCGAAACCACGCTCAGCTATTCACTGAACGGCCAGGAAAAGGTGCGCTACGAGCAAGCCTGGTCACCGGCCAGCCAGCTGCTAAGCAAGACGCTGTACCGTGACGGCAAGCGGGCAAGAACCGAGACATTCGTCTATTACACCAGCGTGACCGGCACCAGCGATGAATTGCAGCAATGGACGGTGAACGCAGTGGCAGGCGAGGAGGTCAAGGATGACGAAGGACATGCCATTGAGGAAGAGACTTACCAATACGACGAGCTGGGCAGCATGACCCAATGCTCGACCACGCGGAGCAACAAAGACACGCTGGTACGCAACTATGCCTACGAGGATGCGATGCATCCGACTCGGCGTACCAAGATGACCTGCACCTCGACCCTTGCCGGCAAGGCCAGTACCCGCACGGTCACCCTGAAGTACGACGCCAACGGCAACCTCGCGACCAACGAGCGGGAACAGTCCCTGGCCTACACCGAGAGCGGCCGCCTGAGGTCAGTGACTGCCAAGGGTGGCACGACGCCGCTGACCTATTACGAGTATGACGAACATGACCGGTTGATTGCTCAGTATGATGTCGTCAGGAACCAGCGGCGCATCCTCAACTACGGTGTCAATGGCCTGAGTGGGGAAACCTGGCTGGATGGGGCAGGCAAGGTGCTCAAGCGCCTGACGCTGGATGACCAGGCAGGCCTTGCGGTTGCCTTGGGCGATCAATGGCTGTTCGTGCTCGGCGACCCGCAGACCGGCGGGGGGGACGAATACCAGTTCAAGGATGGCGCCTGGGTTCGCAATTCGGTCACGTTCACGCCCTGGGGCGTAACCGATCTGGCCACCCTCAACACTCAGTCTGTGGGCGTCGGTTACAACCGCCAGCGGGTGGATCGGGTGACAGGGGGGTTCCATCTGGGCGATGGCTACCGCTTCTACGACGCTCAGCACAAAGTATTCTGCCAGCCCGACGACTGGAGTCCCCTGGGTGCGGCCGGCCCGAATGACCGTGCCTACTGCCCGAAAGCCGATCCGGTCAACTTCGAGGACCCCAGTGGCCACATCATGCTCAACCGCCAGGCCCAGGCAGCCAGCCTGGCAAGGCTCGATACCCTTCTTGCGGCGCTGACGCCCAGCACGGAGACGGCGCCGCCCCAGGCTGCCAGCTTCGGGGAGTGGCTGTTGTTCGCTGGCCTGACGATTTTTGGCGCACTGATGATCATCGGTTCGGCGGGCACCCTCAGTGCGCCGGTGATCGCCGGCCTGATGATCGTCTATACAGCGGGTGCCGCCGTCACGGCGACGGGGATGGCATTGAGGCAGTCGAACCCGGAGTTGTCGCGGACATTGGAACCGGTGGGGCAAGTGATGATGGCACTGGCCAGTGCGCCGGCGATAGGCTCGCAGATGGCCGGGGTGGCTAGGGCAGTGATGTATGGATCGACGCTGGCGTATGCAGGTTTGACCATCGCGCAGGTGTCGGTGCAACAGAGCAACCCTGAACTGGCAGAGAAACTGGGATGGGCGGCGATGGCTGCTGGCCTGGCGGACCTGGCGCACGCAGGATTTAGAAAGCTAGGTAGCGCAGCCTTCAAATTAATGACTGAGTCATCGACCGCTTTACGTGCACTTCGCAACCGCTGGAAATTGCTACGCTTTGGATCTTCGAAATACCCTCAGAAGCTGCTGACACAACCGCAACAATGGGGGACCAATACAATAGGAAACTTTAACAGGCACCAGCCGGGCATTTACGTTTTCGTCGACAAGATGAAAAAAACTGGTGACATGCGCTTTAACATTGTCGTACATGGACAGCGGCCAAAAGGATCAGAACCGGCACAATTTTTAGTCCCCATAGGGCGATCTTCAGATAAACCGGTTTACGCTGAAATGACAGCAGAAGAATTGTGGGCTGTGCTCGATAAAACCTATCAAATAAAGGGCAACCACCAGAGAATCAGACTACTTTCCTGTTTCTCTGCCAATGGCGGGGATGCTTCCAATGGACAACGCATAGCCAATCTGTCAGGATTGCCGACCAAGGGGTTCAAAGGCCCTATGACAGGAAACTTCACACCCGAGGGCATGGAAAGCCTCATAGAGGAATTTAGAAATAGATTCAAAAACAACCCGCAAGACGGCTTAGACCTTATGGCGCAAGTATTTACAGCGAAAAACCACAGATTTAACGTATTTAAGTCCAACCCTTATAACGCCCTTAAGGAACCTGTAGAATATCTTAAATACAAACTGGAGCCTAATACCCCTATCAAATTCTCACCTACTTGA
- a CDS encoding inorganic phosphate transporter produces MATPLLASQPQLAHHDARPQLAHKPGRATLVLFFGLLLAGLAYSTWSLKQDVSASGTVITTVTPFLLLGLALLIALGFEFVNGFHDTANAVATVIYTHSLPAPVAVVWSGLCNFLGVLLSSGAVAFGIIALLPVELILQVGSSAGFAMVFALLLAAIIWNLGTWWLGLPASSSHTLIGSIIGVGVANALMHGRDGTSGVDWAQASKVGYALLFSPLIGFACAALLLVALRALVKRKALYQAPQGQTPPPWWIRGVLILTCTGVSFAHGSNDGQKGMGLIMLILVGTLPMAYALNKTMPNEQALQFSAIAEVTRQALVRSAPQAAPADPRQVLTRFISQPKASPQLVPALAALTGMIGQQVKGYGSLKRVPAEAMANVRNDMYLTSEAIRLIEKNQLVAFDSDTRSHVQLFKTQLDDATRYIPLWVKVAVAIALGLGTMVGWRRIVVTVGEKIGKTHLSYAQGASAELVAMCTIGAADLFGLPVSTTHVLSSGVAGTMVANGSGIQRRTLVNLLMAWVLTLPAAMLLAGSLYWLLSHIF; encoded by the coding sequence ATGGCTACCCCGTTACTGGCCAGCCAGCCGCAACTGGCCCACCACGACGCCCGCCCACAGCTGGCGCACAAGCCTGGCCGCGCCACCCTGGTGTTGTTCTTCGGCCTGCTGCTGGCCGGGCTCGCCTACAGTACCTGGAGCCTGAAACAGGACGTCAGTGCCAGCGGCACGGTCATCACCACGGTCACGCCGTTCCTGCTGCTGGGCCTGGCGTTGCTGATAGCCCTCGGCTTCGAGTTCGTCAATGGCTTCCATGACACCGCCAACGCGGTGGCCACGGTGATCTACACCCACTCCTTGCCAGCACCTGTTGCCGTGGTCTGGTCCGGGCTGTGCAACTTCCTTGGCGTACTGCTTTCCAGCGGCGCGGTCGCGTTCGGTATCATCGCCCTGCTGCCGGTGGAGCTGATTTTGCAAGTCGGTTCCTCAGCCGGGTTCGCCATGGTCTTCGCCCTGCTGCTGGCGGCTATCATCTGGAACCTCGGCACTTGGTGGCTCGGCCTGCCGGCCTCGTCTTCGCACACCTTGATCGGGTCGATCATCGGCGTCGGCGTGGCCAATGCGCTGATGCACGGGCGTGACGGTACCAGCGGGGTGGACTGGGCCCAGGCCAGCAAGGTCGGTTATGCCCTGTTGTTTTCGCCCCTGATCGGTTTTGCCTGCGCCGCCCTGTTGCTGGTGGCATTGCGTGCGCTGGTCAAACGCAAGGCGCTGTACCAGGCGCCGCAAGGGCAAACGCCACCGCCGTGGTGGATCCGCGGCGTGCTGATCCTGACCTGCACCGGGGTGTCCTTTGCCCATGGCTCCAACGACGGCCAGAAAGGCATGGGCCTGATCATGCTGATTCTGGTCGGTACCCTACCGATGGCCTACGCGCTGAACAAGACCATGCCCAATGAGCAGGCCTTGCAATTTTCTGCCATCGCCGAGGTAACCCGCCAGGCGCTGGTACGCAGTGCCCCGCAAGCGGCCCCGGCCGACCCGCGGCAGGTGCTGACCCGCTTCATTTCCCAGCCCAAGGCCAGCCCGCAACTGGTGCCGGCGCTGGCGGCACTGACCGGCATGATCGGTCAGCAGGTCAAGGGCTATGGCTCGCTCAAGCGGGTACCGGCCGAAGCCATGGCCAACGTGCGCAATGACATGTACCTGACCAGCGAAGCCATCCGCCTGATCGAGAAAAACCAGCTGGTGGCCTTCGATAGCGACACCCGCAGCCATGTGCAGCTGTTCAAGACCCAACTGGACGACGCTACCCGCTATATCCCGCTATGGGTAAAGGTGGCCGTGGCCATCGCCCTGGGGCTGGGGACGATGGTCGGCTGGCGACGCATCGTGGTGACAGTGGGTGAAAAGATCGGCAAGACCCATCTCAGCTATGCCCAGGGCGCCTCGGCCGAACTGGTGGCCATGTGCACCATTGGCGCGGCGGACCTGTTCGGGCTACCGGTGTCGACCACCCATGTGCTGAGTTCAGGGGTGGCCGGGACCATGGTGGCCAACGGTTCGGGCATCCAGCGGCGCACGCTGGTCAATTTGCTGATGGCCTGGGTGCTGACCTTGCCGGCGGCGATGCTGTTGGCCGGGAGCCTGTACTGGCTCCTGAGTCACATTTTCTGA
- a CDS encoding helix-turn-helix domain-containing protein, with the protein MNGIGPRLREERERLGMTQRVFGDIGGVEPNAQGKYESGGRTPRLDYLAALAAKGVDALYVLNGSRTPAPLMGLSTDEAGLLAAFRQLSGDDQAVLWHLMTRLTDNARPPQTAWPPSAERQSFLTEGMR; encoded by the coding sequence ATGAATGGAATCGGGCCGCGGTTGCGGGAAGAGCGGGAAAGACTGGGCATGACCCAGCGGGTGTTTGGCGATATCGGCGGGGTCGAACCCAACGCCCAAGGCAAGTACGAGAGTGGCGGGCGTACACCGCGGCTCGATTACCTGGCGGCATTGGCGGCCAAGGGGGTGGATGCATTGTATGTGCTCAATGGCTCGCGCACCCCGGCACCGCTAATGGGGCTGAGTACGGATGAGGCGGGTTTGCTGGCGGCTTTCCGGCAATTGTCAGGCGACGATCAGGCAGTACTTTGGCACCTGATGACACGGTTGACCGACAATGCCAGGCCACCTCAGACAGCGTGGCCACCCAGCGCTGAACGTCAGTCGTTTCTGACAGAAGGAATGCGTTAG
- the pgsA gene encoding CDP-diacylglycerol--glycerol-3-phosphate 3-phosphatidyltransferase translates to MNIPNLLTVLRVLLIPIFILLFYMPYHWSYLVASSVFAVAAATDWLDGYLARRLQQSTPFGAFLDPVADKLMVAVALVLLVQTHANFWLTLPAAVIIGREIVVSALREWMAELGARAQVAVSNLGKWKTAAQMLALVILLANPPAVTFWVILGYALLLVAAGLTLWSMVHYLLAAWPHLRKGSEQK, encoded by the coding sequence ATGAATATTCCAAACTTGCTCACCGTCCTGCGCGTCCTGCTCATCCCGATTTTCATCCTGCTGTTCTACATGCCGTACCACTGGAGCTACCTGGTGGCCAGCAGCGTGTTCGCCGTCGCTGCCGCTACCGACTGGCTGGATGGTTACCTGGCGCGTCGCCTGCAGCAGAGCACGCCGTTCGGCGCCTTCCTCGACCCGGTGGCCGACAAGTTGATGGTAGCAGTGGCCCTGGTGCTGCTGGTGCAGACCCACGCCAACTTCTGGCTGACCTTGCCGGCGGCGGTCATCATCGGCCGCGAAATCGTCGTCTCGGCACTGCGCGAGTGGATGGCCGAACTGGGTGCGCGGGCGCAAGTGGCGGTGTCCAACCTGGGCAAGTGGAAAACCGCGGCGCAAATGCTGGCGCTGGTGATCCTGCTGGCCAACCCACCGGCAGTGACCTTCTGGGTCATCCTCGGCTATGCACTGCTGCTGGTGGCGGCGGGGCTGACGCTGTGGTCGATGGTGCACTACCTGCTGGCCGCCTGGCCGCACCTGCGCAAAGGCTCGGAGCAGAAATAA
- the uvrC gene encoding excinuclease ABC subunit UvrC, whose product MSQVFDASAFLATCSGRPGVYRMFDGEARLLYVGKAKNLKKRLASYFRKTGLAPKTAALVARIAQVETTITANETEALLLEQNLIKEWRPPYNILLRDDKSYPYVFLSDGEFPRLGIHRGAKKAKGRYFGPYPSAGAIRESLSLLQKAFSVRQCEDSYYANRTRPCLQYQIKRCKGPCTALVGAEEYAEDVRHSVMFLEGRSQQLGNELNAEMEKAAMALNFEKAAELRDQIALLRRVQDQQYIEGGSGDVDVVAAFVNPGGACVHLISVRGGRVLGSKNFFPQVGIEEEVAEVMAAFLAQYYLGNAERELPGELIVNVVHEDFEAISAALQSLRGRELAISHRVRGTRARWQQLAVTNAEQALNARLANRQHMAARFEALAEVLGLDEVPQRLECYDISHSSGEATVASCVVFGPEGPLKSDYRRFNIEGVTAGDDYAAMHQALTRRYGRIRDGEGKLPDVLLVDGGKGQLNMARDVMQELGFTDLTLLGVAKGVTRKAGFETLYLNDVHHEFTLKGDSPALHLIQQIRDEAHRFAITGHRARRGKARRVSSLEDVAGVGPKRRRDLLKHFGGLQELNRASVDEIAKAPGISKKLAESIYASLHSE is encoded by the coding sequence ATGTCCCAAGTTTTCGATGCCAGCGCATTCCTGGCGACCTGCAGCGGTCGCCCGGGCGTCTACCGGATGTTCGATGGCGAAGCCCGCCTGCTTTACGTAGGCAAGGCCAAGAACCTCAAGAAGCGCCTGGCCAGCTACTTCCGCAAGACCGGCCTGGCGCCCAAGACCGCCGCGCTGGTGGCTCGCATCGCCCAGGTCGAAACCACCATCACCGCCAACGAAACCGAGGCGCTGCTGCTGGAGCAGAACCTGATCAAGGAATGGCGGCCGCCGTACAACATCCTGTTGCGCGACGACAAGTCCTACCCCTACGTGTTTCTTTCCGACGGTGAATTTCCGCGCCTGGGCATTCACCGTGGGGCGAAGAAGGCCAAGGGCCGCTACTTTGGCCCATACCCCAGTGCCGGAGCCATACGCGAGAGCCTCAGCCTGCTGCAAAAGGCCTTTTCGGTGCGCCAGTGCGAAGACAGCTACTATGCCAACCGCACCCGGCCGTGCCTGCAATACCAGATCAAGCGCTGCAAAGGGCCGTGCACCGCGCTGGTGGGCGCCGAGGAATACGCCGAAGACGTCCGCCATTCGGTGATGTTTCTCGAGGGCCGCAGCCAGCAGTTGGGCAACGAGCTGAATGCCGAAATGGAGAAGGCCGCCATGGCCCTCAACTTCGAGAAGGCCGCCGAGTTGCGCGATCAGATCGCCCTGTTACGCCGGGTCCAGGACCAGCAATACATCGAAGGCGGCAGCGGCGACGTCGATGTCGTCGCCGCCTTCGTCAACCCTGGCGGTGCCTGCGTGCACTTGATCAGCGTGCGTGGCGGGCGGGTGCTGGGCAGCAAGAATTTCTTCCCGCAAGTGGGCATCGAGGAGGAGGTGGCCGAAGTGATGGCCGCGTTCCTCGCCCAGTACTACTTGGGCAACGCCGAGCGTGAACTGCCCGGCGAGCTGATCGTCAACGTGGTGCATGAAGATTTCGAGGCCATCAGCGCAGCCCTGCAGAGCCTGCGTGGCCGCGAGCTGGCCATCAGCCACCGTGTGCGCGGCACCCGTGCCCGCTGGCAGCAATTGGCGGTGACCAATGCCGAACAGGCCCTCAATGCCCGCCTGGCCAACCGCCAGCACATGGCTGCACGCTTCGAAGCGCTGGCCGAGGTGCTGGGCCTGGACGAAGTGCCGCAGCGCCTGGAGTGCTACGACATCAGCCATTCCAGCGGCGAGGCCACGGTGGCCAGCTGCGTGGTGTTCGGCCCGGAAGGCCCGCTGAAGTCCGACTACCGCCGTTTCAATATCGAGGGCGTCACCGCCGGCGACGACTACGCCGCCATGCACCAGGCCCTGACTCGCCGCTACGGGCGCATCCGCGACGGCGAGGGCAAGTTGCCCGACGTGCTGCTGGTGGACGGCGGCAAAGGCCAGCTGAACATGGCCCGCGACGTCATGCAGGAGCTGGGCTTTACCGACCTGACCCTGCTCGGCGTGGCCAAAGGCGTGACGCGCAAGGCCGGTTTCGAAACCCTGTACCTGAACGACGTGCACCACGAGTTCACCCTCAAGGGCGACTCACCGGCGTTGCACCTGATCCAGCAGATCCGCGACGAAGCGCACCGTTTTGCCATCACCGGCCACCGCGCGCGCCGTGGCAAGGCGCGGCGGGTGTCCAGCCTGGAAGATGTGGCCGGGGTAGGGCCCAAGCGCCGCCGCGACTTGCTGAAACATTTCGGCGGCCTGCAGGAACTCAATCGCGCCAGCGTCGATGAAATTGCCAAAGCTCCCGGCATCAGTAAAAAGCTTGCCGAGTCGATTTATGCCAGCCTGCATAGCGAGTAG
- a CDS encoding OmpA family protein yields the protein MLKRPLFTTVSLLGLLLAGCAATPENARLLEAREAYSVLQSKPESSRIAALETQEAYIALGKAEGASLNNRKSPDVEQLAYLAQRKIESAEQTILLRQAEAGLQGIEAQRTQARLDVRTAQLKALQALKAKQTERGTVVTFGDVLFDTGRAELRGSSQRNIRQLAEYLLANPERKVLVEGFTDATGSDAFNQKLSERRALSVANALRRQGVAAERITSAGYGKEYPVATNADAQSRQLNRRVEVIISQGTEAVAPRY from the coding sequence ATGTTGAAACGCCCACTGTTTACCACGGTTTCACTGCTCGGCCTGCTGCTGGCCGGCTGCGCTGCCACGCCGGAAAACGCCCGCCTGCTGGAGGCCCGTGAGGCCTACTCGGTGCTGCAGAGCAAGCCTGAATCCAGCCGGATTGCCGCACTGGAAACCCAGGAAGCCTACATTGCCCTGGGCAAGGCCGAAGGTGCTTCGCTGAACAACCGGAAATCGCCCGACGTCGAGCAGTTGGCCTACCTGGCCCAGCGCAAGATCGAGAGCGCCGAGCAGACCATCCTGCTGCGTCAGGCGGAAGCCGGCCTGCAAGGTATCGAGGCACAGCGCACCCAGGCGCGCCTGGATGTGCGTACCGCTCAACTCAAGGCGCTGCAGGCGCTCAAGGCCAAACAGACCGAGCGTGGTACCGTGGTGACCTTCGGCGATGTGTTGTTCGATACCGGCCGTGCGGAACTGCGTGGTAGCAGCCAGCGTAATATCCGGCAACTGGCCGAGTACCTGCTGGCCAACCCGGAGCGCAAGGTGCTGGTGGAAGGTTTTACCGACGCCACCGGCAGTGATGCCTTCAACCAGAAGCTGTCCGAGCGCCGCGCCCTGTCCGTGGCCAATGCCTTGCGTCGCCAGGGGGTGGCGGCCGAGCGTATCACCAGCGCAGGCTATGGCAAGGAGTACCCGGTAGCAACCAATGCCGACGCGCAATCGCGCCAGCTCAACCGCCGGGTCGAGGTCATCATCTCGCAGGGCACCGAGGCTGTAGCACCGCGTTACTAA
- a CDS encoding DUF488 domain-containing protein: MIRCKRVYDAVEEADGQRVLVDRLWPRNKRKQDLQGQWLREVAPSAALRKAFHQGELDFAGFTRRYQQELAAHPEHWYPLLDLATKGTLTLLYAGKDTECNNARVLAEWLEDELDKRGPGSSPVCYAR, encoded by the coding sequence ATGATTCGCTGCAAGCGTGTCTACGATGCGGTTGAGGAGGCTGACGGCCAGCGCGTGTTGGTCGACCGCCTGTGGCCGCGCAACAAACGCAAGCAAGACCTGCAGGGGCAATGGTTGCGCGAGGTGGCGCCTTCGGCCGCGTTGCGCAAGGCGTTTCACCAGGGCGAGTTGGATTTTGCCGGCTTTACCCGGCGCTACCAGCAGGAATTGGCAGCCCACCCCGAACATTGGTATCCATTGCTGGACCTGGCCACGAAGGGCACGTTGACCTTGCTGTATGCCGGCAAGGACACCGAGTGCAACAATGCCCGGGTGCTGGCTGAATGGCTTGAAGACGAGCTGGACAAACGAGGGCCCGGTAGCTCGCCGGTGTGCTACGCCCGGTGA